A region from the Salvelinus sp. IW2-2015 linkage group LG19, ASM291031v2, whole genome shotgun sequence genome encodes:
- the LOC112081310 gene encoding zinc finger protein 180-like isoform X4: MSSLSYSPPATEEEVCWTEKEGLWLNVVVKEEEEDVTIQKQLEGEAVTVKEEEKDVSVKEEEDAFRVKEEDDVTVKEEKEEDAVFGVKEEDGEMTVTLEEEEEETEYLGSVSQRHVKASNGSNDKRALINTRERRDYRGSSGEPQQHHDADXAEKSLSTSELLKKHQQRPTGKKSHCCSDCGKXFNSLVKLKIHQRXHTGEKSYSCDQCGKXFSTSRYLTIHQRTHTGEKPYICNQCGKSFIRQQTLKSHQRIHTGEKPYSCNQCGKXFSTSSYVTIHQRTHTGXKPYSCNQCGKSFTWPDSLIAHQRTHTGENSYSCSQCGKSFTRPDSLIVHQRTHTXXKXCSCSQCGKSFTRPYNLIVHQRTHTGEKPYSCDQCGKSFTTSSQLTLHQRTHTGEKLYSCDQCGKSFTRSSYLTVHQRTHTGENPCCDQCGKRYSDKRSLIKHQKIHEGVVS, encoded by the exons atgagctcactaagctactctcctcctgctacagaagaggaggtctgctggacggagaaagagggACTGTGGCTGAACGTTGTCgtgaaagaggaagaagaggatgtcacaatacaaaaacaattagagggtgaggctgttacagtgaaagaagaagagaaagacgtttcagtgaaagaagaggaagacgcgttcagagtgaaagaggaggatgatgtTACTgtgaaggaagagaaagaggaggatgcagtttttggagtgaaagaggaggatggggagatgactgtcacattggaagaagaggaggaggaaactgaATATCTGGGCTCGGTTTCCCAAAGGCATGTTAAAGCGTCCAATGGTTCTAACGATAAACGGGCCCTGATtaacacta gagagagacgagactatcgtggatcctctggggagcctcaacaacatcatgatgctgacRRggcagagaagagtctctccacatcagaactcctcaagaaacaccagcagagacccacaggRAAGAAATCTcattgctgctctgactgtgggaaaaKRTTYAACTCTTTAGTAAAACTTAAAATACATCAAAGARTTCACACGGGAGAGAAAtcatatagctgtgatcaatgtgggaaaMGTTTTTCTACATCTCGCTATCTAACTatacatcagagaacacacacaggagagaaaccatacatctgtaatcaatgtgggaagagttttattcGGCAACAAACCCtgaaatcacaccagagaatacacactggagagaaaccttatagctgtaatcaatgtgggaagWGTTTTTCTACATCTAGCTATGtaactatacaccagagaacacacacaggagaKAAACcatatagctgtaatcaatgtgggaagagttttacttggCCAGACAGCCTGATagcacaccagagaacacacacaggagagaattcttatagctgtagtcaatgtgggaagagttttactcggCCAGACAGCCTGAtagtacaccagagaacacacacagRAGAKAAATMTTGTAGCTgtagtcaatgtgggaagagttttactcggCCATACAACCTGATAgtacatcagagaacacacacaggagagaaaccttatagctgtgatcaatgtgggaagagttttactacatctagccaGCTGACtttgcaccagagaacacacacaggagagaaactttatagttgtgatcaatgtgggaagagttttactagatctagctatctaactgtacaccagagaacacacacaggagagaatccttgctgtgatcaatgtgggaagagatactctgataaaagatctctgattaaacatcagaaaatacatgaaggagttgtttcatga
- the LOC112081310 gene encoding zinc finger protein 180-like isoform X3 encodes MSSLNFSPLLKEEEEVCWTEKEGLWLNVVVKEEEEDVTIQKQLEGEAVTVKEEEKDVSVKEEEDAFRVKEEDDVTVKEEKEEDAVFGVKEEDGEMTVTLEEEEEETEYLGSVSQRHVKASNGSNDKRALINTRERRDYRGSSGEPQQHHDADXAEKSLSTSELLKKHQQRPTGKKSHCCSDCGKXFNSLVKLKIHQRXHTGEKSYSCDQCGKXFSTSRYLTIHQRTHTGEKPYICNQCGKSFIRQQTLKSHQRIHTGEKPYSCNQCGKXFSTSSYVTIHQRTHTGXKPYSCNQCGKSFTWPDSLIAHQRTHTGENSYSCSQCGKSFTRPDSLIVHQRTHTXXKXCSCSQCGKSFTRPYNLIVHQRTHTGEKPYSCDQCGKSFTTSSQLTLHQRTHTGEKLYSCDQCGKSFTRSSYLTVHQRTHTGENPCCDQCGKRYSDKRSLIKHQKIHEGVVS; translated from the exons gaggtctgctggacggagaaagagggACTGTGGCTGAACGTTGTCgtgaaagaggaagaagaggatgtcacaatacaaaaacaattagagggtgaggctgttacagtgaaagaagaagagaaagacgtttcagtgaaagaagaggaagacgcgttcagagtgaaagaggaggatgatgtTACTgtgaaggaagagaaagaggaggatgcagtttttggagtgaaagaggaggatggggagatgactgtcacattggaagaagaggaggaggaaactgaATATCTGGGCTCGGTTTCCCAAAGGCATGTTAAAGCGTCCAATGGTTCTAACGATAAACGGGCCCTGATtaacacta gagagagacgagactatcgtggatcctctggggagcctcaacaacatcatgatgctgacRRggcagagaagagtctctccacatcagaactcctcaagaaacaccagcagagacccacaggRAAGAAATCTcattgctgctctgactgtgggaaaaKRTTYAACTCTTTAGTAAAACTTAAAATACATCAAAGARTTCACACGGGAGAGAAAtcatatagctgtgatcaatgtgggaaaMGTTTTTCTACATCTCGCTATCTAACTatacatcagagaacacacacaggagagaaaccatacatctgtaatcaatgtgggaagagttttattcGGCAACAAACCCtgaaatcacaccagagaatacacactggagagaaaccttatagctgtaatcaatgtgggaagWGTTTTTCTACATCTAGCTATGtaactatacaccagagaacacacacaggagaKAAACcatatagctgtaatcaatgtgggaagagttttacttggCCAGACAGCCTGATagcacaccagagaacacacacaggagagaattcttatagctgtagtcaatgtgggaagagttttactcggCCAGACAGCCTGAtagtacaccagagaacacacacagRAGAKAAATMTTGTAGCTgtagtcaatgtgggaagagttttactcggCCATACAACCTGATAgtacatcagagaacacacacaggagagaaaccttatagctgtgatcaatgtgggaagagttttactacatctagccaGCTGACtttgcaccagagaacacacacaggagagaaactttatagttgtgatcaatgtgggaagagttttactagatctagctatctaactgtacaccagagaacacacacaggagagaatccttgctgtgatcaatgtgggaagagatactctgataaaagatctctgattaaacatcagaaaatacatgaaggagttgtttcatga